The Pirellulimonas nuda genome includes a region encoding these proteins:
- the feoB gene encoding ferrous iron transporter B: MSTKPDPALTLPVVDQAALPCVALLGNPNAGKTSLFNRLTGLRAHTANFPGTTVEHRRARIELGGAPATLIDLPGVYSLEPSSPDEAVAVAVLRGEEARVPRPDALVVVVDSTNLERNLPLVSQALELGLPTIVALNLTDLADRLGVRIDLRKLSQELGCTLVAVSARTGSGIPELQSAITALLAERPVPVSAPHSCACTTCGGCGYTARFHWAEGVTRASVVETSPRAAAMTDALDTLFTHPVIGLGAFALVMTGFFVLVFWVAQFPMAWMDAAFAWAGGWTQQVMPPGVMQSFVADGVIGGVGGMLIFLPQICLLFFALALLEDSGYLSRASLVMDKLMRRVGLPGKAFVPMLSAHACAIPAIMASRVIEDRRDRLVTIMVLPLLTCSARVPVYALMVGLLFPGSPLTQAAVFAGCYALGAAAAFGMAWVFRKTILKGQPRPLVIELPNYRRPSLRDALLVTMDRAWAFIRNAGTTILLICLVMWALATFPRTPESELPSEVQAQVAQLRQQGDDPAAQALIGQAQLERSFAGAIGRFVQPVFDPLGFDWRMSIGVVSSFAAREAIVSSLSVLYGMGDDGADDQPSLLAKMRAARGPGGGPAFNVPTCLSLLVFYVLAMQCLPTQAVTWRETGTWTWPALQLAYMSVLAYVAAWGTHAAASALLGA; the protein is encoded by the coding sequence ATGTCTACCAAGCCCGATCCGGCGCTCACCCTCCCCGTGGTCGATCAGGCTGCGCTGCCGTGCGTAGCGCTGCTGGGCAACCCCAACGCCGGCAAGACCTCGCTCTTCAACCGGCTCACCGGGCTGCGGGCCCACACGGCAAACTTCCCCGGCACCACCGTTGAGCACCGCCGCGCGCGGATCGAGCTGGGTGGCGCCCCCGCGACGCTCATCGACCTGCCCGGCGTCTACAGCCTCGAGCCGTCGTCGCCAGACGAGGCCGTCGCCGTCGCCGTGCTGCGTGGCGAAGAGGCCCGCGTCCCCCGGCCCGACGCGCTGGTGGTGGTGGTCGACTCCACCAACCTCGAGCGGAACCTCCCGCTGGTGTCTCAGGCGCTGGAGCTCGGTCTGCCGACGATCGTCGCGCTCAACCTCACCGACCTGGCCGATCGGCTGGGCGTGCGGATCGACCTGCGGAAGCTCTCTCAAGAACTTGGCTGCACGCTCGTGGCGGTCTCTGCCCGCACCGGCTCGGGGATCCCCGAACTACAGTCCGCCATCACGGCCCTGCTGGCCGAACGCCCCGTGCCGGTCTCGGCGCCCCACTCCTGCGCGTGCACCACCTGCGGCGGCTGCGGCTACACCGCCCGTTTCCACTGGGCCGAAGGGGTCACCCGCGCGTCGGTCGTCGAAACGAGCCCCCGCGCGGCGGCCATGACCGACGCGCTCGACACGCTGTTCACCCACCCGGTGATCGGCCTGGGCGCGTTTGCGCTGGTGATGACCGGCTTTTTCGTGCTGGTGTTCTGGGTGGCCCAGTTCCCCATGGCCTGGATGGACGCCGCGTTCGCGTGGGCCGGCGGCTGGACCCAGCAGGTGATGCCCCCGGGTGTGATGCAGAGCTTCGTGGCAGACGGCGTGATCGGCGGCGTGGGCGGGATGCTGATCTTCTTGCCGCAGATCTGTCTGCTGTTCTTTGCGCTGGCGTTGCTGGAGGACTCCGGCTACCTGTCGCGTGCGTCGCTGGTGATGGACAAGCTGATGCGGCGTGTGGGCCTGCCCGGCAAGGCGTTTGTGCCGATGCTCTCCGCCCACGCCTGCGCGATCCCCGCGATCATGGCCTCCCGCGTGATCGAAGACCGCCGCGACCGGCTGGTGACGATCATGGTGCTGCCGCTGCTGACCTGCAGCGCGCGGGTGCCTGTGTACGCGTTGATGGTGGGGCTGCTGTTCCCCGGCAGCCCGCTGACGCAGGCCGCGGTGTTCGCCGGCTGCTACGCCCTGGGCGCGGCCGCGGCGTTCGGCATGGCGTGGGTGTTCCGCAAGACGATCCTCAAGGGCCAGCCCCGCCCGCTGGTGATCGAGCTGCCCAACTACCGCCGCCCGTCGCTCCGCGACGCGTTGCTGGTGACCATGGACCGCGCGTGGGCGTTCATCCGCAACGCCGGGACTACCATCCTGCTGATCTGCCTGGTGATGTGGGCGCTGGCTACCTTCCCCCGCACGCCGGAGTCAGAGCTGCCGTCCGAGGTGCAGGCGCAGGTCGCCCAGCTCCGCCAGCAGGGGGACGACCCCGCCGCCCAGGCCCTGATCGGCCAGGCCCAGCTCGAGCGGTCGTTTGCCGGCGCCATCGGGCGGTTTGTCCAGCCCGTGTTCGACCCGCTGGGCTTCGACTGGCGGATGAGCATCGGCGTGGTCAGCTCGTTCGCGGCCCGCGAGGCGATCGTCTCGTCCCTGTCGGTGCTGTACGGCATGGGAGACGACGGCGCCGACGACCAGCCCTCGCTGCTGGCCAAGATGCGGGCCGCCCGCGGCCCCGGGGGGGGACCCGCCTTCAATGTTCCCACCTGCCTGAGTTTGTTGGTATTCTATGTGCTGGCGATGCAGTGCCTGCCGACCCAAGCGGTCACCTGGCGTGAGACCGGGACGTGGACCTGGCCGGCGCTGCAGCTCGCCTACATGAGCGTGCTGGCGTATGTTGCGGCGTGGGGAACGCACGCAGCCGCGTCGGCCCTACTAGGCGCCTAA
- a CDS encoding Gfo/Idh/MocA family protein encodes MPATRRVFLQSSAAAVAASAIAAPARTDANSTIRAAVLGLHGRGRTHVEHLERVPGVEVAVLCDPDEVVLRKAAEDFEKKYGRKVATETDLRKVNDRKDVDVVSVATPNHWHTLATIWACQAGKDVYVEKPGSHNLFEGRKMIEAAKRYDRIVQHGVQLRSNPALQEAVQKMRDGVIGDVYLARGLVYRRRPSIGNKPNATPPKTLNWDLWQGPAQERPYSERYVHYNWHWHWDYGNGDVANQGVHETDMCLWGLGVGLPDEVQAMGGKFLWDDDKETPELLSSCFKYRDAKKMIEFEVRPWDTNDEQGVGVGNLFYGTEGYLAVNGYNGYKTFLGAKREPGPSGSEGDPLGRHFKNFIDAVRSRDASSLNGPVETAHTSSALAHLGNISYRLGRRLEFNPKTETFVGDPEADAMLTRQYREPYVVPEVV; translated from the coding sequence ATGCCTGCTACCCGCCGAGTTTTCCTGCAATCGAGCGCCGCCGCGGTCGCCGCGTCCGCCATCGCCGCCCCTGCCCGTACGGACGCCAACTCAACCATCCGCGCCGCGGTGCTGGGCCTGCACGGACGGGGGAGGACGCACGTTGAGCACCTCGAAAGGGTCCCCGGGGTCGAGGTGGCGGTTCTTTGCGACCCAGACGAGGTAGTGCTCCGCAAGGCCGCAGAAGACTTCGAGAAGAAGTACGGCCGCAAGGTGGCAACCGAGACCGACCTCCGCAAGGTGAACGACCGCAAGGACGTCGACGTGGTGAGCGTCGCCACGCCGAACCACTGGCACACGCTGGCCACGATCTGGGCCTGCCAGGCGGGCAAAGACGTGTACGTCGAGAAGCCCGGCTCGCACAACCTGTTCGAGGGCCGCAAGATGATCGAGGCGGCCAAGCGGTACGACCGCATCGTGCAGCACGGCGTGCAGCTGCGCAGCAACCCGGCGCTGCAGGAAGCCGTCCAGAAGATGCGCGACGGGGTGATCGGCGACGTCTACCTGGCCCGGGGCCTGGTCTACCGCCGGCGTCCGTCGATCGGCAACAAGCCCAACGCCACTCCCCCCAAGACGCTGAACTGGGACCTGTGGCAGGGCCCGGCGCAGGAGCGGCCCTACTCCGAGCGCTACGTGCACTACAACTGGCACTGGCACTGGGACTACGGCAACGGCGACGTCGCCAACCAAGGGGTCCACGAGACCGACATGTGCCTGTGGGGCCTGGGCGTCGGGCTCCCCGACGAGGTTCAGGCCATGGGGGGCAAGTTCCTGTGGGACGACGACAAAGAGACCCCGGAGCTGCTTTCTTCTTGCTTCAAGTACCGTGACGCCAAGAAGATGATCGAGTTCGAGGTCCGCCCCTGGGACACCAACGACGAGCAGGGGGTCGGCGTCGGCAACCTGTTCTACGGCACCGAGGGCTACTTGGCCGTCAACGGCTACAACGGCTACAAGACCTTCCTCGGCGCCAAACGCGAGCCTGGCCCCTCCGGCAGCGAGGGCGACCCGCTCGGCCGCCACTTCAAGAACTTTATCGACGCGGTCCGCAGCCGCGACGCGTCCTCGCTAAACGGTCCCGTGGAGACCGCCCACACGTCGAGCGCGCTGGCCCACCTGGGGAACATCTCGTACCGGCTAGGGCGCCGGTTGGAGTTCAACCCCAAGACGGAGACGTTCGTCGGCGACCCCGAGGCCGACGCCATGCTCACGCGCCAATACCGCGAGCCCTACGTCGTGCCCGAGGTGGTGTGA
- a CDS encoding TIGR01457 family HAD-type hydrolase, with protein MRRGILIDMDGVVYRSSQPIPGAIEFISMLQKWDVPFLFLTNNSQRTRRDVAMKLSRMGIPAGEEHIFTCAMATARFLAMQKPDGTAYVIGEGGLLNALHSNGYAIVDKNPDYVVVGEGRTLSFEMLEQAVQMVLDGAKLIATNLDPNCPTMTGTRPGCGAIVSLIEVATGVKAFSVGKPSPVMMRTARKEMGMATSETIMIGDTMETDILGGVQMGYRTVLVLTGTTKRDDLKRFAYQPDYVVDSVADLCDADRFMQELLPTMRREDDTPHDMKEWIAAHS; from the coding sequence ATGCGTCGAGGCATTTTGATTGACATGGACGGCGTGGTGTACCGCAGCAGCCAGCCGATCCCCGGAGCGATCGAGTTCATCTCGATGCTGCAGAAGTGGGACGTCCCCTTCTTGTTCCTCACCAACAACAGCCAACGCACCCGCCGCGACGTGGCCATGAAGCTCAGCCGGATGGGCATCCCGGCGGGCGAGGAGCACATCTTCACCTGCGCCATGGCCACCGCCCGTTTCCTGGCGATGCAGAAGCCAGACGGCACCGCCTACGTCATCGGCGAGGGGGGGCTGCTCAACGCGCTGCACTCCAACGGCTACGCCATCGTCGATAAGAATCCGGACTACGTGGTGGTGGGCGAGGGCCGTACGCTCAGCTTCGAGATGCTCGAGCAGGCCGTGCAGATGGTGCTGGACGGCGCCAAGCTGATCGCTACGAACCTGGACCCCAACTGCCCCACGATGACCGGCACCCGCCCCGGCTGCGGGGCGATTGTGTCGCTGATCGAGGTCGCCACCGGGGTCAAGGCGTTTAGCGTGGGCAAGCCGAGCCCCGTGATGATGCGCACCGCCCGCAAGGAGATGGGGATGGCCACCAGCGAGACCATCATGATCGGCGACACGATGGAGACCGATATCCTCGGCGGCGTACAGATGGGCTACCGCACCGTTCTGGTGCTCACCGGCACCACCAAGCGGGACGACCTGAAACGCTTCGCCTACCAGCCCGACTACGTGGTCGACTCGGTCGCCGACCTGTGCGACGCCGACCGCTTCATGCAGGAACTGCTCCCCACGATGCGCCGCGAGGACGACACGCCGCACGACATGAAGGAGTGGATCGCGGCGCATTCCTAA
- a CDS encoding FeoA domain-containing protein yields MTPAESIPMSQLPRGGRAVVVSVDAAASDAVRLKSLGLCAGRSVEVMRASDPLIVRVLGSRIGVASHLAAAVLVAAVPVVPAA; encoded by the coding sequence ATGACCCCAGCCGAATCGATCCCAATGTCTCAGCTCCCCCGCGGGGGGCGTGCGGTCGTGGTTTCTGTCGATGCCGCTGCGTCCGACGCGGTTCGCCTGAAGTCCCTTGGCCTCTGCGCGGGGCGATCGGTTGAAGTGATGCGGGCCAGCGACCCGTTGATCGTACGCGTGCTCGGTTCGCGGATCGGCGTCGCGTCGCACCTGGCCGCCGCCGTGCTGGTGGCCGCCGTGCCGGTTGTCCCCGCGGCCTGA
- a CDS encoding thioredoxin domain-containing protein: MPNRLADETSPYLLQHQHNPVEWYGWGEEALGRAASEQRPIFLSIGYSACHWCHVMEHESFENEAIAALLNERFICIKVDREERPDLDQVYMSAVQAMTGRGGWPMSVFLTPDLRPFFGGTYWPPSDRGGMPGFDRVILAVDDAWQQRRDECLSTAAQLTEAVRQESIPSREAAPTADLLDAAGRQLERAFDPRFGGFGPAPKFPHAMDLGVLVRLWTRDQRPAWLDMVRLTLDRMAAGGIYDHLGGGFARYSVDARWLVPHFEKMLYDNALLAGAYLEGYLATGDQQYRRVVTQTLDYVLRDMTGAEGGFFSAEDADSLPHGAMAEAPAADADGSPGHAEEGLFYTWTPEEVAAVLGTERGERFCRVYEVTQEGNFEGRSILNLPKSIAQQAALLEVDEAELAGELAAMRAELLVARDARPRPGLDDKVIVAWNGLMIDALARAGAALDEPRYTQAATRAAEFLWSAARDGDRLLHTWRGGRAKLAAYLDDYAALANACVSLYEATFEEVWIDRAASLIDQVLDRFADPAGGGFFYTASDHETLIARNKDLMDNATPGGNSLAATALLRLGRLLGETRYLEAADQTLGACCGVMERAPSAAGQALQALDLQVGPTVELVFVGGPSELAAAAHKKLSPRKVVAWRADAEQGGAARLDGLFAGRASDGEPALYVCEQGACQAPIVGEAAIRAWLEKS, encoded by the coding sequence ATGCCCAATCGACTAGCAGACGAGACCAGTCCCTACCTGCTCCAGCACCAGCACAACCCGGTGGAGTGGTACGGCTGGGGAGAAGAGGCGCTGGGCCGGGCGGCTTCTGAGCAGCGGCCGATCTTCCTCTCGATCGGCTACTCGGCGTGCCACTGGTGCCACGTGATGGAGCACGAGAGCTTCGAGAACGAAGCGATCGCCGCGCTGCTGAACGAGCGGTTCATCTGCATCAAGGTAGACCGCGAAGAGCGGCCCGACCTGGACCAGGTTTATATGTCTGCCGTGCAGGCGATGACCGGTCGCGGGGGGTGGCCGATGAGCGTGTTCTTGACGCCCGACCTGCGGCCCTTCTTCGGCGGCACCTACTGGCCCCCCAGCGACCGCGGCGGCATGCCGGGCTTCGACCGCGTGATCTTGGCCGTGGACGACGCCTGGCAGCAGCGCCGCGACGAGTGCCTGTCGACCGCGGCGCAGCTCACCGAGGCCGTCCGCCAAGAGTCGATCCCCTCGCGCGAGGCCGCCCCCACGGCCGACCTGCTGGACGCCGCGGGCCGGCAGCTCGAGCGGGCGTTCGACCCCCGGTTCGGCGGCTTCGGCCCCGCCCCAAAGTTCCCCCACGCGATGGACCTGGGGGTGCTGGTGCGGCTCTGGACCCGCGACCAGCGGCCGGCGTGGCTGGACATGGTCCGGCTGACCCTCGACCGGATGGCCGCCGGCGGCATCTACGACCACCTGGGGGGCGGGTTCGCCCGCTACTCGGTCGACGCCCGCTGGCTGGTGCCGCACTTCGAGAAGATGCTTTACGACAACGCGCTGCTGGCCGGGGCGTACCTCGAAGGCTACCTCGCTACCGGCGACCAGCAGTACCGCCGCGTCGTGACCCAGACGCTGGACTATGTGCTGCGCGACATGACGGGCGCCGAGGGTGGTTTTTTTAGCGCGGAGGACGCGGACAGCCTGCCCCACGGCGCCATGGCTGAGGCCCCGGCGGCCGACGCCGACGGCTCGCCCGGGCATGCCGAGGAGGGGCTGTTCTATACCTGGACGCCTGAGGAAGTAGCGGCCGTGCTGGGGACGGAGCGGGGCGAGCGGTTTTGCCGTGTGTACGAAGTCACCCAAGAGGGCAACTTTGAGGGGCGTAGCATCCTCAACCTGCCGAAGTCGATCGCCCAGCAAGCGGCGCTGCTTGAGGTCGACGAGGCCGAGCTGGCCGGTGAGCTGGCGGCGATGCGGGCAGAGCTGCTGGTGGCCCGCGACGCGCGTCCGCGGCCGGGGCTCGACGACAAGGTGATCGTCGCCTGGAACGGCCTGATGATCGACGCGCTGGCCCGCGCCGGCGCCGCGCTGGACGAGCCGCGCTACACCCAGGCCGCTACCCGGGCGGCAGAGTTTCTGTGGTCGGCGGCCCGCGACGGCGATCGGCTGCTGCACACCTGGCGCGGCGGCCGGGCAAAGCTGGCCGCTTACCTCGATGACTACGCGGCGCTCGCCAACGCGTGCGTTTCTCTTTACGAGGCGACGTTCGAAGAAGTCTGGATCGACCGCGCAGCGAGCCTGATCGATCAGGTGCTCGACCGGTTTGCCGACCCCGCCGGCGGCGGCTTCTTTTACACCGCCAGCGACCACGAGACGCTGATCGCCCGCAACAAGGACCTGATGGACAACGCCACCCCCGGCGGCAACTCGCTGGCCGCCACGGCGCTGCTGCGGCTCGGCCGACTGCTGGGAGAAACTCGCTACCTGGAGGCGGCCGACCAGACGCTGGGCGCCTGCTGCGGCGTGATGGAGCGCGCGCCCTCGGCCGCGGGCCAGGCGCTGCAGGCGCTCGACCTGCAGGTCGGCCCAACGGTAGAGCTGGTGTTCGTCGGCGGGCCGAGCGAGCTAGCGGCCGCGGCGCACAAGAAGCTGTCGCCGCGGAAGGTGGTCGCGTGGCGGGCGGATGCGGAGCAGGGGGGAGCGGCGCGCCTCGACG
- a CDS encoding YiiD C-terminal domain-containing protein, with amino-acid sequence MVEPEDSSPPLSGELAELQALIEREIPMTARMGMRVRSAGAEGLVIGMPLEENRNHHRTAFAGSLNALCTIAGWGATYLQVRSMGLQDQASIVARRSAIKYRRPVDSPLIIARCHPVPADLMGYFVEMLLDKRQAKLDLIVEVSGPEEPDVAFTGSYVVQLPD; translated from the coding sequence ATGGTGGAACCTGAAGACTCTTCACCCCCCCTCTCGGGCGAGCTCGCGGAGCTACAGGCGCTGATCGAGCGAGAGATCCCCATGACCGCCCGGATGGGGATGCGGGTACGCTCTGCGGGCGCCGAGGGGCTGGTGATCGGTATGCCCCTGGAGGAGAACCGCAACCACCACCGCACGGCCTTCGCGGGGAGCCTGAACGCCCTGTGCACGATCGCCGGTTGGGGCGCCACGTACCTGCAAGTTCGATCGATGGGGCTGCAAGACCAGGCCTCGATCGTCGCCCGGCGCAGCGCCATCAAGTACCGCCGGCCGGTCGATAGCCCGCTGATCATCGCCCGCTGCCACCCGGTTCCGGCCGATTTGATGGGCTACTTCGTCGAGATGCTGCTCGACAAACGCCAGGCCAAGCTCGACTTGATCGTCGAGGTCTCGGGCCCGGAGGAACCAGATGTCGCGTTCACCGGGTCGTACGTTGTGCAACTTCCAGATTGA